A window of Chromohalobacter canadensis genomic DNA:
TCCACCAAGCATCAAGACAATGCGTCCCATTCGTCTAGTGGTCCAGGACACCGCCCTTTCACGGCGGTAACAGGGGTTCAAACCCCCTATGGGACGCCACTTTTTCTTGCCAGCAATAATGGCGATACCAGAGACGCGCAAGCGTCTTTTTTTGTCTCTGCCTGCCTTAGCTATTAGACGTTTTTATACGTTTTCCCCCTTGACACCTCTGGGACTTTGTCCACTGCCGTTTCGTCTTGGTCTTCGTGTTGTGTATAACACCGGCTAAGGCCCGTCATATTGCGCGTTATTGAAAAAAATACTATTTTTCAACCACTTATAATAGGTCAAAAATTGACCGATTTGAGCGTAACCGCCTTGTCATGGTGTTTCTGGCGAACTACCTAAAGGTTTTGAACAGGTTTATCCACAGAAAGTGTGGAAAACGCTCAACGACGTCAGTACAGAAAAACCAGGCTGTGGGAATGAAGGTCTTCAGGAGGGGGAAGTAGGGGAGGTCCAACGCAATGGACCGCCCTGCAGGCGGTCCATGATGCTTGTGTGCCAGTAACCTGTGGCCAGGAGTGGGGCGGCCAAGTGTTGGCTACAAGTTACTTGGTGGGGTAGTCCCGCTGGGAATGGCCGATATAGAGCTGACGCGGGCGGCTGATGCGATAGCTGCCGCTGATCATTTCGTTCCAGTGAGACGTCCAGCCAATCGTGCGGGCCATGGCGAAGATGACGGTAAACATGTTGGTCGGAATGCCGATCGCCTTGAGGATAATGCCGGAATAGAAGTCGACGTTCGGGTAGAGCTTGCGCTCGATGAAGTAGTCGTCTTCCAATGCGATCTGCTCGAGCCGCTTGGCGATCTTGAGTTGCACGTCGTCGGCCTTGCCGAGCTCGCCCAGCACTTCATCGCAGGTTTCCTTCATGACCTTGGCGCGCGGGTCGAAATTGCGATAGACGCGGTGGCCAAAGCCCATCAGCTTGAACGGGTCATCCTTATCCTTGGCGCGGTCGATGAAACGTTGGATGTTCTCCTCGGAGTCATCCCCGATCTCGTCGAGCATGTTGAGCACGGCTTCGTTGGCGCCACCGTGGGCTGGCCCCCACAGCGCTGCGATGCCGGCGCTGATGCAGGCGAAGGGGTTGGCGCCCGTCGAGCCTGCCAGGCGCACCGTGGAGGTGGAGGCGTTCTGTTCATGGTCGGCGTGCAGCATGAAGATCCGATCCATGGCCTTGGCGAAAACCGGGTTGACCTCGTAGCTTTCACACGGGTTGCCGAACATCATGTAGAGGAAGTTCTCCGCGTAATCGAGATCGTTGCGCGGATAATTGAATGGTTGGCCGATGTTGTACTTGTGGCACATCGCGGCGAGGGTCGGCATCTTGGCGATCAGGCGAATCGCACTGACGCGGCGCTCTTCTTCCTTGGTGATGTCCAGATTGTCGTGGTAGAAGGCGGCCAGGCCTCCGACGACGCCGCACAGGATCGCCATCGGGTGGGCGTCGCGGCGGAAGCCCTTGAAGAAGTTGACGAGTTGTTCGTGGACCATGGTGTGATTTCTCACGGTGGCCGCGAAGTCGTCGTATTGTGCCTTGCTGGGGAGCTCTCCGAACAACAGTAGATAACAGAGCTCGACGTAATTGGAGTGCTCGGCCAGTTGGCCGATAGGGTAACCGCGGTGGAGAAGAACGCCCGCAGCACCATCGATGTAGGTGATGCTTGATTCGCAGGAGGCGGTGGCGACGAAGCCCGGGTCGTATGTGAACAGACCTTCGCTGGTCAGGCCGCGGACGTCGATCACATCAGGCCCGACGGTGCCGGAGTAGACAGGGAACTCGATCGTCTTGTCCAACCCTTCTACCGTCAACTGCGCTTTCCTGTCAGCCATTATGGCCTCCTCTTTTACCTAAGTCTTTGTCTTGCTTGCCATGCCAGCGAAAATAATTCGCCTACTATAGAACCACGCGGTGGATTGTCAATTGGGCCTAGGGCGCCTGTGACCATGGCGCCGCCGCGCATGGCGTGTTCCGGCGTGGCGATAGAAAGGGGCGAACAAGGTTCCCTACCCGGAAATGCCACCCTATTTGACGCGTCCATGGGGATGGCTGCAAGGGCTATCTCATTTGTCATGACATCCCCCGGTCCCTATAATCTTATCCCGCGCGACTGGCAGGAGCATGGCTTGGTCATGTAAGCCCTCGACCAAGGCCTCCCCCTCAAACCACCGCCCGCACCGGGTACAGCCCTAGCCGCTGGCGGGCCAAGAGAGTGTGATGAGCCGTGAATAGCAAAAGACCCGTAAACTTAGACCTGACGACGATAAAATTTCCACTTCCCGCACTGACCTCCATTGCCCACCGCATTACCGGTGTCATCCTCTTCGTGGGGTTGATCTTCGGTTTTTGGGCCCTCGACGCGTCACTGTCGTCTCCCGAAGGATTCGAAGCAGTGCGTGACACCCTCGCCAATAACGTACTCGCCAAACTGATCGCCTGGGGATTGCTCTCGGCGTTGGGCTTCCACTTTGTGGCCGGCATCAAGCACCTGCTGATGGATGCAGGGATTGGCGTGGATCTCGAGGGTGGACATCGCAAGGCGCAGATCACGGTCGTGATCAGTGCCATCTTGGTGGTTCTGGCAGGAGTCTGGGTATGGTAACCAACATCACGAACCTCGGTCGTAGTGGCCTGTCCGATTGGCTGATCCAGCGAGTCTCGGCCCTCATCCTGGCGGTCTATGCCGTGTTCATGGTCCTGTATCTACTGTTCCATCCGGGGCTCGATTACGCCACGTGGAGCGGTCTCTTCTCGCAGACCTGGATGCGCATCTTCTCCCTGCTGGCCTTTATTTCCATCGCGGCGCACGCGTGGGTCGGTTTGTGGACGGTGTCCACCGACTATCTCAAGCAGGCGGGTGTACGCTTTGCATTTCAAGCGGTCGTCATGCTGGCCATCTTCGTTTTTCTGGTGTGGGGCGTTCAAGTCCTTTGGGGAGCCTAATCCATGTCCAATATGCGTAGCCTGACATTCGACGCAATCATCATCGGTGGCGGTGGCTCCGGCCTGCGTACCGCGCTCGAGCTGGCCAAGTCCGGCAAGAAGACTGCGGTGCTTTCCAAGGTCTTTCCGACACGTTCGCACACCGTCTCCGCCCAAGGCGGTATTACCTGCGCCATCGCTTCTGCCGATCCCAACGACGATTGGCGTTGGCACATGTACGACACCGTCAAGGGCGGTGACTATATCGCCGACCAGGATGCCGCTGAGTATTTGTGTTCCGAAGGCCCCAAGGCGGTTTTCGAACTGGAACACATGGGGCTGCCGTTCTCGCGTTTCGATAACGGTCGCATCTATCAGCGCCCCTTCGGTGGTCAGTCCAAGGACTTCGGCAAGGGCGGCCAGGCCGCGCGCACATGCGCTGCTGCTGACCGTACCGGCCATGCGCTGCTACATACGCTGTATCAGAATAACCTGAAAAATAACACCGTGTTCTTGAATGAATGGTACGCGGTGGATCTGGTCAAGAATGCCGATGGCGATGTGGTGGGCTGTATCGCCATGTGCATCGAGACGGGCGAAGTCGTGCATATCAAGTCCAAAGCGACGGTATTGGCGACCGGCGGCTCGGGCCGCATCTACTCGTCCACGACCAATGCGTTGATCAATACCGGTGACGGTATCGGCATGGCACTTCGCGCTGGCTTCCCCATGCAGGACATGGAGATGTGGCAGTTCCACCCCACCGGCATTTACGGGGCCGGGGTCCTGGTCACCGAAGGTTGTCGTGGCGAGGGTGGCTACCTGATCAACAAGGACGGCGAACGCTTCATGGAGCGTTATGCGCCGAACGCCAAGGACCTGGCCGGCCGCGATGTCGTGGCTCGCGCCATGGTCATGGAAATCCTTGAAGGGCGTGGCTGCGGCGAAAACGGTGATCACGTCATGCTGAAGCTCGATCACCTGGGTGAAGAGGTGCTGGGCAAGCGTCTGCCGGGCATCGTCGAGCTATCCAAGACCTTTGCCCACGTTGATCCCGCCAAGGACCCGATTCCGGTCGTGCCGACGTGCCACTACATGATGGGCGGCGTGCCAACCAACGTCCACGGTCAGGCGATCATGCAGGACGCCGATGGCAATGATCAGATCGTCAACGGGCTGTTTGCCTGTGGCGAAGCGGCGTGTGTGTCCGTACACGGCGCCAACCGCCTGGGCGGCAACTCACTGCTCGACTTGGTGGTCTTCGGGCGTGCCGCAGGCATGTTCATCGAAGAAGCGCTCAATGAAGGGGTCGATTACCTCGAGGCGGCTCAGTCCGATATCGATAGCGCCATGGCCCGCCTCAACCGTTGGGACGAATCCAGCGGTGGCGAGGCAATTCCTGAGCTGCGTGCCGAGCTGCAGGAAGTGATGCAGAATGATTTCGGTGTTTTCCGTCAGGAAGACACCATGCAGGAGGGCGTCAAGAAACTGGCCGACCTCCGTGAGCGTATCGGTAATGCGCATCTGGCCGATAAGTCCAATGCCTTCAACACCGCGCGTGTCGAAGCGTTGGAGCTCGACAATCTGCTCGAGGTGGCGGAAGCCACGGCAATCTCCGCTTTGGATCGTAAGGAAAGCCGCGGCGCACATTCGCGCTATGACTATCCGGATCGCGACGACGCCAATTGGCTCAAGCACTCCATGTACTTCCCAGCCGAGAAGCGGCTTGGGCAGCGTGACGTGAACTTTGCGCCGAAGACCGTCGAGACCTTCGAGCCGAAAATCCGCACCTACTAAGGGGTTGTCCAAGATGTCTACGCTTCAGATATCCATTTATCGCTACAACCCGGAAACCGACTCCGTGCCCTACATGCAGGAGTTTCAGCTGGACACGCAGGGCCGCGACATCATGGTTCTCAATGCGCTTGAAATGATCAAGCAGCAGGACAGTTCCATGGCGTACCGGCGTAGCTGCCGCGAAGGGGTTTGCGGTTCCGATGGCATGAACATGAACGGCAAGAATGGCTTGGCTTGTGTCACGCCGCTGTCCGAGGTGGTCAAGGACAACAAGCTGGTGCTGCGTCCGCTGCCTGGTTTGCCGGTTATCCGTGACCTGGTGGTCGATATGGGGGTGTTCTACAAGCAGTACGAGAGCATCCAGCCCTATCTGCAGAACGATACTACCGAGCCGACGATGGAGCGGCTGCAGTCGCCGGAAGAGCGCGAAAAACTCGATGGGCTTTACGAGTGCATCCTGTGTGCCTGCTGCTCTACGGCCTGCCCCTCATTCTGGTGGAATCCGGACAAGTTCGTGGGGCCGGCTGGCTTGCTGCAAGCTTATCGCTTCCTCGCCGATTCACGTGATACCGCAAC
This region includes:
- the sdhA gene encoding succinate dehydrogenase flavoprotein subunit, yielding MSNMRSLTFDAIIIGGGGSGLRTALELAKSGKKTAVLSKVFPTRSHTVSAQGGITCAIASADPNDDWRWHMYDTVKGGDYIADQDAAEYLCSEGPKAVFELEHMGLPFSRFDNGRIYQRPFGGQSKDFGKGGQAARTCAAADRTGHALLHTLYQNNLKNNTVFLNEWYAVDLVKNADGDVVGCIAMCIETGEVVHIKSKATVLATGGSGRIYSSTTNALINTGDGIGMALRAGFPMQDMEMWQFHPTGIYGAGVLVTEGCRGEGGYLINKDGERFMERYAPNAKDLAGRDVVARAMVMEILEGRGCGENGDHVMLKLDHLGEEVLGKRLPGIVELSKTFAHVDPAKDPIPVVPTCHYMMGGVPTNVHGQAIMQDADGNDQIVNGLFACGEAACVSVHGANRLGGNSLLDLVVFGRAAGMFIEEALNEGVDYLEAAQSDIDSAMARLNRWDESSGGEAIPELRAELQEVMQNDFGVFRQEDTMQEGVKKLADLRERIGNAHLADKSNAFNTARVEALELDNLLEVAEATAISALDRKESRGAHSRYDYPDRDDANWLKHSMYFPAEKRLGQRDVNFAPKTVETFEPKIRTY
- the gltA gene encoding citrate synthase, with the translated sequence MADRKAQLTVEGLDKTIEFPVYSGTVGPDVIDVRGLTSEGLFTYDPGFVATASCESSITYIDGAAGVLLHRGYPIGQLAEHSNYVELCYLLLFGELPSKAQYDDFAATVRNHTMVHEQLVNFFKGFRRDAHPMAILCGVVGGLAAFYHDNLDITKEEERRVSAIRLIAKMPTLAAMCHKYNIGQPFNYPRNDLDYAENFLYMMFGNPCESYEVNPVFAKAMDRIFMLHADHEQNASTSTVRLAGSTGANPFACISAGIAALWGPAHGGANEAVLNMLDEIGDDSEENIQRFIDRAKDKDDPFKLMGFGHRVYRNFDPRAKVMKETCDEVLGELGKADDVQLKIAKRLEQIALEDDYFIERKLYPNVDFYSGIILKAIGIPTNMFTVIFAMARTIGWTSHWNEMISGSYRISRPRQLYIGHSQRDYPTK
- a CDS encoding succinate dehydrogenase iron-sulfur subunit, translating into MSTLQISIYRYNPETDSVPYMQEFQLDTQGRDIMVLNALEMIKQQDSSMAYRRSCREGVCGSDGMNMNGKNGLACVTPLSEVVKDNKLVLRPLPGLPVIRDLVVDMGVFYKQYESIQPYLQNDTTEPTMERLQSPEEREKLDGLYECILCACCSTACPSFWWNPDKFVGPAGLLQAYRFLADSRDTATRERLERLEDPFSLFRCRGIMNCVAVCPKGLNPTRAIGKIREMLLSNAT
- the sdhC gene encoding succinate dehydrogenase, cytochrome b556 subunit, translating into MNSKRPVNLDLTTIKFPLPALTSIAHRITGVILFVGLIFGFWALDASLSSPEGFEAVRDTLANNVLAKLIAWGLLSALGFHFVAGIKHLLMDAGIGVDLEGGHRKAQITVVISAILVVLAGVWVW
- the sdhD gene encoding succinate dehydrogenase, hydrophobic membrane anchor protein codes for the protein MVTNITNLGRSGLSDWLIQRVSALILAVYAVFMVLYLLFHPGLDYATWSGLFSQTWMRIFSLLAFISIAAHAWVGLWTVSTDYLKQAGVRFAFQAVVMLAIFVFLVWGVQVLWGA